The Humulus lupulus chromosome 3, drHumLupu1.1, whole genome shotgun sequence genome window below encodes:
- the LOC133823951 gene encoding uncharacterized protein LOC133823951, whose amino-acid sequence MGQFVGSRKFSLNALWAWQQLAGHWVLALGRTVLGRAAGWRSRWHVELLGGMVEEVGSVGEEAGGMKELLLGNGQAGGLGLLGPGQMNLQTKELSSIIDTFHDMHKHLTRGWVSTNAKDAYDAFQQEVQTQSQSESSGGSSHVNETIGRKLRGTSTFASGATKSVSQSKASPFTSTTLLGFCGSTPSYCKNGCQSQCSPLPPSPRPPPPSPPPPSPPPPVSPDKPECGRDAGGALCPNNLCCSYWGFCGSTPPYCKNGCQSQCSPSPASPSPSPPPPSPPPPSPPPPSPPPPPPVSPDKPECGRDAGGVLCPNNLCCSYWGFCGSTPPYCKNGCQSQCSPSPSPPSPSPPPPSPPPLSPPPPSPPPPSPPPPPPVSPDKPECGRDAGGALCPNNLCCSYWGFCGSTPPYCKSGCQSQCSPSPPSPSPPPPPSPPPPSPPPPSPPPPPVSPDKPECGRDAGGALCPNNLCCSYWGFCGSTPPYCKNGCQSQCSPSPPSPSPPPPSPPPPSPPPPSPPPPSLPPSPPPPVSPDKPECGRDAGGALCPNNLCCSYWGFCGSTPPYCKNGCQSQCSPSPPSASPPPPSPPPLSPPPPTSPERPDHRCGIYFGNNPCNTGRCCSKHGWCGSTYKYCRGSYCQYQCWNSVYWVDLPHTFLWHDNTTNVLSNIISEPLFNEMFKHRKDCPSQGFYNYESFIIAAASFPEFCTTGDVATRKRELAAFFALTSQETTGEWTDSIDPHTWGYCFINRTGGEDDYCTSSHWSCASGKKYNSRGPFQLTHNYNYGLAGRALGIDLINNPDLIATDAVVSFKTAIWFWIAQHDNNPSFHNILINANSRPNQLPSYGNFNDGLRHQNDFGTNIVGFYKRYCDMLEVSYGDILDFYLSDHTSFFPKVSSI is encoded by the exons ATGGGACAATTTGTGGGCTCAAGAAAATTTTCTCTCAATGCTTTATGGGCTTGGCAGCAACTGGCTGGCCATTGGGTACTGGCGTTGGGCCGAACTGTCTTGGGGAGAGCTGCTGGATGGAGATCTCGTTGGCACGTGGAGCTGCTGGGTGGCATG GTGGAAGAGGTTGGAAGTGTGGGTGAAGAAGCAGGAGGCATGAAGGAGCTGCTGTTGGGAAATGGCCAGGCAGGCGGGCTTGGGCTTCTTGGGCCTGGGCAG atgaatcttcagactaaggaactgTCCAGCATTAttgatacgttccatgacatgcacaagcATTTGACACGTGGGTGGGTGAgcacgaatgctaaggatgcatat GATGCCTTCCAACAAGAAGTGCAAACACAATCCCAATCTGAATCTTCAGGAGGAAGTAGCCATGTCAATGAGACTATTGGACGCAAGTTGAggggcactagtacctttgcctcagGCGCCACCAAATCAGTTTCACAGTCAAAGGCATCACCATTTACGTCCACTACA TTATTGGGATTTTGTGGTAGCACACCTTCTTATTGCAAAAATGGGTGCCAAAGCCAGTGCTCACCCCTGCCCCCAAGCCCGAGACCTCCACCACCTAGCCCACCACCACCCAGCCCACCACCGCCTGTAAGCCCAGATAAACCTGAATGTGGAAGGGACGCAGGTGGTGCCCTGTGCCCAAATAATCTTTGTTGTAGCTATTGGGGTTTTTGTGGTAGCACACCTCCTTATTGCAAAAATGGTTGCCAAAGCCAGTGCTCACCCTCACCCgcaagcccaagcccaagcccaCCACCTCCGAGTCCACCACCACCTAGTCCGCCACCTCCGAGTCCACCACCGCCGCCGCCTGTAAGCCCAGATAAACCTGAATGTGGAAGGGACGCAGGTGGTGTCTTATGCCCAAATAATCTTTGTTGTAGCTATTGGGGTTTTTGTGGTAGCACACCTCCTTATTGCAAAAATGGTTGCCAAAGCCAGTgctcaccctcaccctcaccccCAAGCCCAAGCCCACCACCACCGAGTCCACCACCTCTTAGTCCACCACCACCCAGTCCGCCACCTCCGAGTCCACCACCACCGCCACCTGTAAGCCCAGATAAACCTGAATGTGGAAGGGACGCAGGTGGTGCCCTATGCCCAAATAATCTTTGTTGTAGCTATTGGGGTTTTTGTGGTAGCACACCTCCTTATTGCAAAAGTGGTTGCCAAAGCCAGTGCTCACCCTCACCCCCAAGCCCAAGCCCACCACCACCTCCGAGTCCACCACCACCCAGTCCGCCACCTCCAAGTCCACCACCACCGCCTGTAAGCCCAGATAAACCTGAATGTGGAAGGGATGCAGGTGGTGCCTTGTGCCCAAATAATCTTTGTTGTAGCTATTGGGGTTTTTGTGGTAGCACACCTCCTTATTGTAAAAATGGTTGCCAAAGCCAGTGCTCACCCTCACCTCCAAGCCCAAGCCCACCACCACCTAGCCCACCTCCACCAAGCCCACCACCTCCAAGCCCCCCACCACCGAGTCTACCACCTAGCCCACCACCGCCTGTAAGCCCAGATAAACCTGAATGCGGAAGGGACGCAGGTGGTGCCTTGTGCCCAAATAATCTTTGTTGTAGCTATTGGGGTTTTTGTGGTAGCACACCTCCTTATTGCAAAAATGGTTGTCAGAGCCAGTGCTCTCCCTCACCCCCAAGCGCAAGCCCACCTCCACCCAGCCCGCCACCTTTGAGCCCACCACCACCTACAAGCCCAGAAAGACCAGATCACAGGTGTGGAATATATTTTGGCAACAACCCATGTAATACTGGAAGGTGTTGCAGCAAGCATGGTTGGTGTGGTAGCACATATAAATATTGTCGAGGATCATATTGTCAATACCAATGCTGGAATAGTGTGTATTGGGTTGATCTCCCTCATACTTTTCTCTGGCATGACAATACTACTAATGTTCTAAGCAACATTATTAGTGAACCACTGTTTAACGAGATGTTTAAGCATAGAAAAGATTGTCCAAGTCAAGGTTTCTATAATTACGAGTCTTTTATCATTGCTGCTGCTTCTTTTCCTGAATTCTGTACAACTGGTGATGTGGCAACTCGCAAAAGGGAGCTTGCAGCTTTCTTTGCTCTAACCTCTCAAGAAACTACAG GTGAATGGACTGATTCAATAGATCCACACACATGGGGATATTGTTTTATTAATAGAACTGGTGGTGAGGATGATTATTGTACATCTTCTCATTGGTCATGTGCTTCCGGCAAAAAATATAATAGTCGAGGACCGTTTCAACTTACTCA CAACTACAACTATGGGCTTGCCGGTAGAGCTCTGGGGATAGATTTGATAAACAATCCTGATTTGATAGCAACAGATGCAGTTGTGTCCTTTAAAACTGCCATATGGTTTTGGATAGCTCAACATGACAACAATCCTTCATTTCATAACATTCTTATCAATGCTAATTCTAGACCTAATCAACTCCCAAGTTATGGTAATTTCAATGATGGGTTGAGACACCAAAATGATTTCGGTACAAACATCGTCGGGTTCTATAAAAGGTATTGTGACATGTTAGAAGTGAGCTATGGAGATATATTAGACTTTTATTTGTCTGACCATACCTCTTTCTTTCCAAAAGTTTCTAGCATTTGA